From Aedes aegypti strain LVP_AGWG unplaced genomic scaffold, AaegL5.0 Primary Assembly AGWG_AaegL5_hic_scaff_111_PBJ_arrow, whole genome shotgun sequence, a single genomic window includes:
- the LOC5576969 gene encoding UDP-glucuronosyltransferase 2B18, translated as MKNQIFILVLTFIPAFVSGANILILSGVPSPSHSIWLRPLMNGLAERGHNVTVVSPDIEKNPPKNVTYIHLENIYDEMYNTSNRQMLDFFEMHKSPMSILRMLDEFTIVCCKAGIKSKGFKQLMSYPENFKFDLFMSDYMFGPCFASLLMYRFGNPPYIPVAPYNALATSAPLIGSYAYSGSIPNHSYDVQESMNFWERLQNWYYDLYEIIMKDIYLYPESDAILKQVFPNAPRTKDLQSSIRLLFINNNPLIQYKEPQMPNVIPVGGMQIRKAKPLPEDLDRIVRSAKNGFILFSLGSNARSDTLGPDRIREILIAMKALPQYQFIWKFESDESKLPMKVPENVFIRAWMPQNDLLAHPNIKLFITHSGLLSTQEAIWNGVPIIGFPLFADQFRNINYCVSLGVAKRLMVQYLQADDLIAAIKDILNTRSYSENIKRLSQLFRDQPESPLERAIWWVEWVLRNPDSEMLQPSAVNVHWIQKYMYDVLLFVITSVILILFIIFKIVTKMLAQLQLNIKVKQS; from the exons ATGaagaaccaaattttcattctcgTGCTAACTTTTATACCAGCATTTGTGAGTGGAGCTAATATTCTTATCTTGTCTGGAGTTCCATCACCAAGTCATTCTATATG GCTTCGACCACTGATGAATGGATTGGCAGAGAGAGGTCATAACGTAACAGTAGTGAGCCCGGATATTGAAAAGAATCCACCGAAAAATGTGACCTACATTCATCTAGAAAATATCTACGACGAAATGTACAATACCAGCAATCGCCAAATGTTAGATTTTTTCGAGATGCACAAAAGCCCAATGTCAATACTTCGCATGTTAGATGAATTTACCATAGTATGCTGCAAAGCAGGAATCAAGTCAAAagggttcaaacagctcatgagttatcctgaaaatttcaagttTGATCTGTTTATGAGTGACTACATGTTTGGACCATGCTTTGCTTCGCTTTTGATGTACCGTTTTGGAAATCCGCCTTATATTCCGGTTGCACCCTATAATGCACTAGCTACATCAGCACCTCTAATTGGTTCGTATGCCTATTCGGGATCCATTCCAAATCATTCATACGACGTACAAGAATCAATGAACTTCTGGGAGCGCCTGCAAAATTGGTACTACGACTTGTACGAAATAATCATGAAAGACATCTATCTGTATCcagaatctgatgccattttaaaacaagtattccCGAATGCCCCACGTACAAAGGACCTTCAAAGCAGCATAAGATTACTATTCATCAACAACAACCCTCTAATTCAATACAAGGAACCTCAAATGCCAAACGTTATTCCAGTCGGAGGAATGCAAATCCGCAAAGCTAAGCCGCTGCCCGAGGATTTAGACCGCATAGTACGTAGTGCTAAAAATGGATTTATTCTATTTTCACTGGGATCGAATGCCAGAAGTGATACGTTAGGTCCAGATCGCATTCGAGAGATCTTAATTGCTATGAAGGCACTACCACAGTATCAATTCATATGGAAGTTTGAATCAGACGAATCGAAACTGCCGATGAAGGTTCCGGAAAATGTGTTCATACGTGCTTGGATGCCTCAAAACGATCTGTTGGCGCATCCTAATATAAAACTTTTTATCACGCATAGTGGTCTCCTAAGTACTCAGGAGGCCATCTGGAACGGAGTTCCGATAATTGGTTTTCCTCTATTTGCGGATCAGTTTCGAAACATTAATTACTGTGTATCCCTCGGAGTTGCAAAAAGGCTCATGGTTCAATACCTACAAGCCGATGATCTCATAGCTGCCATCAAAGATATTCTGAACACCCGCAGTTATAGTGAAAACATAAAGCGATTGTCCCAGCTGTTCCGTGATCAACCTGAAAGTCCGTTGGAGCGTGCCATTTGGTGGGTTGAATGGGTTCTGCGGAATCCAGACAGTGAAATGCTCCAGCCAAGTGCCGTGAATGTACATTGGATTCAAAAGTACATGTATGACGTTTTATTGTTCGTGATAACTTCAGTAATCTTGA